The following are from one region of the Plasmodium gaboni strain SY75 chromosome 12, whole genome shotgun sequence genome:
- a CDS encoding putative ABC transporter, (TAP family): MIIKRHLINYYYIINNNNNGSFLFGKNVRNVSNYKNHGNALFYNNVGINNIHTYKKYSVSGGRDFFFLNHKSGRMTCYYKSMGIYKNINNKDGDNNSNIKYSIMRKRGKNIFNNMINNYANKRCFRSYLFHTDKKSIIDNIKDKFNEVFAKRIGGNNTTTNNNNNSNNNSNSNSNNNSSNNDNNKSNSNNVSSLKDLFNILKKERKYLGFAMFCLIISSLGQMVFPMCISRIINMYGGKEESLKYLTNEIYKTVLLILGISTFSFFRIYFIETSIEKITRRLRTHFFEKVLNQDVDFFNKQKTGELINRLSNDIEISSKFLIHLSFGIRNFISALIGGICALHISPRNLFQSFLLPVSGCLLIGTSYAKFVKKISVLKQEKLSSCIDFASEKIHNISNVRLLNGESYEKKEFINYLEDVYKIGKKHSLVKSGNHFLFFSIISLFLLHLIYYGNYLIAHKFINTGDLFSLIMYSLFCGSGIQGMMHAIGDIQKCLGSCSKVLQIINLPDNNFQNYWNKTSIDFLKGNNFSITFDNVSFSYDNIKENINKNVNDNINKNVNDNINKNVNDNINNNCNKKFALKNVSFFLPHNKSVAIVGKSGSGKTTILNLLTKKNDLNGSGKICVGNIPINKINSAVLRSIVGVITQDPFLFNLTVRENLMYPYKAYEEMLKDQIRLIEENQGGLIKNIMNNENIKKENNDGNNTINNKYDHEEYINKNDRKYTYEIYTFLLKELQKIQEEIKNNLSSDKMKNIYNDLHIDEFLKNHFNYDNMNVGVNGTSLSGGQKQRIYLAQNLIKNNKILILDEPTSSLDKLSENIINKALIKYMKDKTTIIFTHRLDLLNYVDYIGVIEQGQIIQFDKRENVLQKPCPILKNILTQGVSE, encoded by the coding sequence atgataataaaacGGCATCTGATAAACtactattatataattaataataacaataatgGTTCTTTTTTGTTTGGAAAGAATGTAAGAAATGTAAGCaattataaaaatcatGGAAATgcattattttataataatgtgggaataaataatatacacACTTATAAGAAATATTCTGTGTCAGGAGGAAgagattttttttttttaaaccATAAAAGTGGAAGAATGAcatgttattataaaagtatgggtatatataaaaatattaataataaggatggtgataataatagtaatataaaatattcaatTATGAGAAAGAGgggaaaaaatatatttaataatatgataaataattatgCGAATAAAAGATGCTTTAGGTCCTATTTATTTCATACAGATAAAAAATCGattattgataatataaaagataaatttAATGAAGTGTTTGCAAAAAGGATAGGTGGAAATAATACCACCAccaacaataataataatagtaataataatagtaatagtaatagtaataataatagtagtaataatgataataataaaagtaataGTAACAATGTATCGTCATTAAAagatttatttaatattttaaaaaaagaaaggaAATATTTAGGGTTTGCTATGTTTTGCTTAATAATATCTTCCTTAGGACAAATGGTATTCCCAATGTGTATAAGtagaataataaatatgtatgGTGGCAAAGAAGAatcattaaaatatttaacaAATGAAATTTATAAAACTGTGTTATTAATATTAGGTATATCTACTTTCAGTTTCTttagaatatattttatagaaacatctattgaaaaaataacaaGAAGATTAAGAACAcatttttttgaaaaagTATTAAATCAAGATGTagatttttttaataaacaaaaaacaGGAGAATTAATAAATAGATTATCTAATGATATAGAAATATCAtctaaatttttaatacatttatCATTTGGTATAAGAAATTTTATATCAGCATTAATAGGTGGTATATGTGCCTTACATATATCTCCAAGAAATTTATTTCAATCGTTTCTATTACCTGTTTCTGGTTGTTTATTAATAGGTACATCATATGCAAaatttgtaaaaaaaataagtgTTTTAAAACAAGAAAAACTTAGTTCATGTATTGATTTTGCTTCAGAAAaaattcataatattaGTAACGTACGTTTATTAAATGGTGAGtcatatgaaaaaaaagaatttataaattatttagaagatgtatataaaatagGAAAAAAACATTCATTAGTAAAATCTGGGAAccattttttattttttagtattatctctttatttttattacatttaatatattatggtaattatttaatagcacataaatttataaatacaGGAGACTTATTTTCACTCATAATGTATTCATTGTTTTGTGGTAGTGGCATACAAGGAATGATGCATGCCATTGGAGATATACAAAAATGTTTAGGCTCCTGCTCAAAAGTATtacaaattataaatttgcctgataataattttcaaaattattGGAATAAAACATCCAttgattttttaaaagGTAATAACTTCTCAATCACATTTGATAatgtttctttttcatacgataatataaaggaaaatataaataaaaatgtaaatgataatataaataaaaatgtgaatgataatataaataaaaatgtgaatgataatataaataataattgtaataaaaaatttgCCTTGAAAAATGTTTCATTCTTTTTACCTCATAACAAATCTGTTGCTATTGTTGGAAAAAGTGGTAGTGGAAAAACAACCATTTTGAATTTACTCaccaaaaaaaatgacCTGAACGGGTCAGGCAAAATTTGTGTGGGAAATATTccaataaataaaattaattcTGCAGTGTTACGATCAATTGTGGGTGTTATAACTCAGGACccatttttatttaacTTGACTGTGCGTGAGAATTTGATGTATCCTTATAAGGCATATGAGGAGATGTTAAAAGATCAGATAAGATTAATAGAAGAGAATCAAGGAGGGcttattaaaaatataatgaataatgaaaatataaaaaaagaaaataacgatggtaataatacaattaataataaatatgaccatgaagaatatattaataaaaatgataggaaatatacatatgaaatatatacttttttattaaaagaattacAAAAGATACAAGAagaaataaagaataatttatcttctgataaaatgaaaaatatttataatgatTTACATATTGatgaatttttaaaaaatcatTTTAATTACGACAACATGAATGTTGGTGTTAATGGCACATCCTTATCAGGTGGACAAAAAcaaagaatatatttagCACAGAATTTAattaagaataataaaatattaatattagATGAACCTACATCTTCTCTAGATAAACTATcagaaaatattataaataaagcactaattaaatatatgaagGATAAAACAACTATTATCTTTACACATAGATTAGACTTATTGAATTATGTTGATTATATAGGAGTAATAGAACAGGGTCAAATAATTCAATTCGATAAAAGAGAAAATGTACTACAAAAACCATGTCcaatattaaaaaatatacttaCACAAGGTGTCAGTgaat